The Candidatus Nitrosymbiomonas proteolyticus genome has a segment encoding these proteins:
- a CDS encoding mannose-6-phosphate isomerase, cupin superfamily produces the protein MAHYNAAMSTLKWTRPVARVAIAAAACIGSLAIADLTESSAQGAQAKVGSVAKLLAEASADPAAPITTAPFTTGEHCSINLLSVKGIVPAHYHAKHEETVLIEFGSGTMRLGDKKVRVAAGDLMHIPKGVVHGFVPDSGGVRVVSIFAPAFDGKDRVLVPPGALTGK, from the coding sequence GTGGCGCACTATAATGCGGCCATGAGTACGCTGAAATGGACTCGTCCCGTCGCGAGAGTCGCCATCGCGGCCGCCGCATGCATCGGGTCGCTCGCGATTGCGGACCTGACGGAATCCTCGGCCCAAGGCGCGCAGGCCAAGGTCGGCTCAGTGGCAAAGCTGCTCGCGGAAGCCTCCGCCGACCCTGCTGCCCCGATCACGACAGCGCCCTTTACCACCGGCGAGCATTGCTCGATCAACCTGCTGTCGGTGAAGGGTATCGTCCCTGCCCACTACCACGCGAAACACGAAGAAACCGTGCTCATCGAATTCGGCTCGGGCACGATGAGGTTGGGGGACAAGAAGGTGCGCGTCGCGGCGGGGGACCTCATGCACATTCCCAAGGGCGTCGTGCATGGGTTCGTGCCTGATTCTGGGGGCGTGCGCGTAGTGTCGATATTTGCGCCTGCGTTCGATGGCAAGGATCGGGTGCTCGTTCCGCCGGGAGCATTGACCGGCAAGTAA
- a CDS encoding short-chain fatty acids transporter, translating into MISRLAGALTLWSQRWVPDAYIIAVILTAIVFVLAIAVGGATPSQAVDAWGGGFWELLPFAMQMCLIMLGGYVLAQTKPVAHLLELLASKATSPTRAVLIVALFSMISALLNWGLSISASAVCAKTVAKRCPQADFRLLVACAYLGMSTTWHAGFSASAPLLVATQDHSDKTGIPLIPTSATIFSGFNMILTLIVIVVVAALSVRLHPPKEQTVGLPASKSASEPVGGPEEASGAWSDRIERAPWATLFVAVLAAWFLFQHFGSKSLGLALDLNTVNFILLMSGILLHWTPRSFLKACSTGGGFVWGVIIQFPFYAGIYGMIKSTALQDKLADVFVKGSSEGLFPLVVFWYSGIVNYFVPSGGSKWFIEAPYIMQAGNELGVAPALTVLSYAWGDMMTDAIQPFWAIPLLGLAGLKFRDIMGFLTIVFLVYATVTSLAFLIAPRFF; encoded by the coding sequence ATGATCTCAAGGCTTGCGGGTGCCCTCACGCTATGGTCGCAAAGGTGGGTCCCTGACGCATACATCATCGCTGTGATTCTAACGGCGATCGTTTTCGTGCTGGCCATTGCGGTGGGAGGCGCGACTCCCTCTCAAGCTGTCGACGCTTGGGGAGGCGGCTTTTGGGAGCTACTTCCCTTCGCGATGCAGATGTGTTTGATCATGTTGGGCGGTTACGTTCTGGCGCAAACGAAGCCGGTCGCCCATCTGCTCGAGCTTCTTGCCTCGAAAGCGACCTCCCCCACTCGCGCGGTGCTGATCGTCGCGCTTTTCAGTATGATCTCGGCGCTGCTGAATTGGGGATTGTCGATTTCCGCCTCGGCCGTGTGCGCGAAGACCGTCGCCAAGCGATGCCCTCAAGCCGACTTTCGGTTGCTCGTCGCTTGCGCGTACCTTGGGATGTCCACCACGTGGCACGCGGGCTTCAGCGCCTCAGCGCCCTTGCTCGTGGCGACGCAAGATCACTCCGACAAGACCGGAATCCCCTTGATTCCCACCTCGGCGACGATCTTCTCTGGGTTCAACATGATCCTCACGCTGATCGTGATCGTCGTCGTTGCGGCGCTCTCGGTTCGGCTGCATCCCCCTAAGGAGCAAACGGTCGGGCTTCCCGCGTCGAAGAGCGCGTCGGAACCCGTGGGGGGCCCGGAGGAGGCGAGCGGCGCTTGGAGCGACCGAATCGAGCGCGCTCCTTGGGCTACGCTTTTTGTGGCCGTGCTTGCGGCATGGTTCCTATTTCAGCACTTCGGCTCCAAGTCATTAGGCCTCGCGCTCGATCTTAACACCGTGAACTTCATCCTCCTGATGAGCGGGATACTGCTTCACTGGACGCCGAGGAGCTTTCTGAAGGCGTGCAGTACAGGCGGCGGGTTCGTTTGGGGCGTGATCATCCAGTTCCCGTTCTATGCGGGGATTTACGGCATGATCAAATCGACGGCACTGCAAGACAAGCTGGCGGACGTATTTGTAAAGGGCTCGTCGGAGGGCCTGTTCCCGCTGGTCGTGTTTTGGTATTCGGGCATCGTCAACTACTTCGTGCCCTCTGGGGGCAGCAAGTGGTTCATCGAGGCACCTTATATCATGCAAGCGGGCAACGAGCTTGGTGTCGCGCCCGCGCTGACCGTGCTTTCGTACGCTTGGGGCGATATGATGACCGACGCGATCCAGCCGTTTTGGGCGATTCCGCTCCTCGGGCTCGCAGGTCTGAAGTTCCGCGACATCATGGGCTTCCTCACGATCGTCTTCCTAGTCTATGCGACCGTAACGAGCCTCGCGTTCCTTATCGCGCCGCGGTTCTTTTGA
- a CDS encoding metallophosphoesterase → MMRNRRIVLGATAALALGSAWAGLNYGPRSEARKPEAPLAPAVKLATGFVFHDANKNGKREPGERGLGGVRVSNRRDFATTNAQGRWQLPIPDENDSIFFVVKPSGWRTEVDIKQLPRFYYIHKPKGSPKSRYPGVAPTGPLPASIDFPLQPQEESRSFRALFFGDTQPRNVREVDYIRHDIVEPLIGKTDAKFGVTLGDIVFDDLSVLEPLIDTIALLGLPWYNVLGNHDINYDSPDDAHSDETFERYFGPNYYSFDHGPVHFVVLDNVHYAINPETKRGGYTGAFGKEQLEWVKKDLAFVPESKLIVLMMHIPLTGTRDREDLYRLIEKRPYSLSVSAHTHYQEHHFIGAKDGWKGREPHHHVVNVTTCGSWWQGSPDEYGIPHATMRDGAPNGYAIFSFDGNQYSIEFRAARRPPTYQMRIMAPEVVVQGEAAQTVVSVNVFGGTEKSKVEMKVGEGKWLPMTRALRPDPDYQQMYDRDKELKTPYRALPAPIDSPHLWEAKLPAGLPKGMLPIHVRTTDMFGQVYLATRGITLR, encoded by the coding sequence ATGATGCGGAATCGGCGGATCGTCCTCGGGGCAACGGCGGCTTTGGCGCTGGGGTCGGCTTGGGCCGGCCTGAACTACGGGCCGAGGTCGGAAGCGCGCAAGCCCGAAGCCCCTCTCGCCCCTGCGGTCAAGCTGGCTACGGGCTTCGTGTTCCATGACGCGAACAAGAACGGAAAGCGCGAACCTGGCGAGCGAGGATTGGGTGGGGTCAGAGTGTCGAACCGCAGGGATTTCGCCACCACCAACGCCCAAGGTCGATGGCAGCTTCCGATCCCGGACGAAAACGACTCGATCTTCTTCGTCGTCAAGCCGAGCGGTTGGCGAACCGAAGTCGACATAAAGCAGCTCCCACGCTTCTATTACATCCACAAGCCCAAGGGGTCGCCGAAATCTCGCTATCCAGGCGTGGCCCCAACGGGGCCGCTTCCTGCCTCCATCGACTTTCCGCTCCAACCGCAAGAGGAGTCGAGGAGCTTTCGCGCCCTGTTCTTCGGCGACACTCAACCTCGCAATGTACGGGAAGTGGATTACATTCGGCACGATATCGTCGAACCGCTGATCGGCAAAACGGACGCGAAGTTCGGAGTGACGCTCGGGGACATCGTGTTCGACGATCTGAGCGTCCTTGAACCGCTGATCGACACGATCGCGCTCCTGGGCTTGCCTTGGTACAACGTCCTCGGCAATCACGACATCAACTACGATTCACCGGACGACGCGCACTCAGATGAAACCTTCGAGCGGTACTTTGGTCCGAACTACTACTCCTTCGACCATGGGCCCGTTCACTTTGTCGTGCTGGACAACGTTCACTATGCGATCAATCCCGAGACCAAGCGGGGGGGCTACACCGGGGCGTTTGGCAAAGAGCAGTTGGAGTGGGTCAAGAAGGACCTCGCCTTTGTCCCCGAAAGCAAGCTCATCGTTCTGATGATGCACATTCCTCTGACGGGAACCCGCGATCGGGAAGACCTGTACCGGTTGATCGAAAAGCGGCCCTACTCGCTTTCGGTCTCGGCCCACACCCACTACCAAGAACACCATTTCATCGGAGCGAAGGACGGCTGGAAGGGAAGGGAGCCGCACCACCACGTGGTCAACGTGACCACCTGCGGGAGTTGGTGGCAAGGCTCGCCCGACGAGTACGGCATCCCTCATGCCACCATGCGCGACGGCGCGCCGAACGGCTATGCGATCTTCTCGTTCGACGGCAATCAATACTCCATCGAGTTCCGCGCCGCTCGGAGGCCGCCGACCTACCAAATGCGCATCATGGCGCCCGAAGTCGTGGTCCAGGGCGAGGCCGCGCAGACCGTCGTATCGGTCAACGTTTTTGGAGGCACGGAGAAATCGAAGGTCGAGATGAAGGTCGGCGAAGGGAAGTGGCTCCCCATGACCCGCGCGCTTCGGCCTGACCCCGACTACCAGCAGATGTACGACAGGGACAAGGAGTTGAAAACCCCCTATCGCGCCCTACCGGCTCCCATCGATTCGCCCCATCTCTGGGAGGCGAAGTTGCCGGCCGGGCTACCCAAGGGCATGCTTCCCATCCACGTCCGGACGACCGACATGTTCGGCCAGGTGTATTTGGCGACCCGTGGGATCACGCTGCGATAG
- a CDS encoding SPFH domain / Band 7 family protein, producing MNLRFLAVEQTQMMLGQLGDVGTGLLWAGMLIGGVLILLQVVKSLLQICPPNEALIFSGSKVRLADGSRRGYRLVMGGRGLRKPFIEKVHRMNLGLIEVPISIRGAYSQGGIPLNVDAIANVKISSDENVIPNAIERFLGRDPNEIRRVGKETLEGHLRGVLARLTPEEVNEDRLKFADELSRESELDLGKLGIHLDTLKILHVSDDQKYLDSIGREAIANVIKDAEIAESDAKREAELVEAENQGRANVTKANVEAKIAQMRNELRMIQANLEAEVKSEEERTAAAAREARAKAEQELQRIRAELESIRLSVDRVLPAEAQRTAQENLARGEAAIVRERGAAAAKTVDLLNEAWAASGDAAMTILLIDELETILEKAALGVAKLSVDTVNVIDNGKGTALSRYMANYPSMLKLVFDSVADTTGIDVPGRIARFGSTENETDRGQGKKE from the coding sequence TTGAATTTGAGATTCTTGGCAGTCGAACAAACGCAAATGATGCTGGGTCAGTTGGGGGACGTCGGTACCGGGCTTCTTTGGGCCGGGATGCTCATCGGCGGAGTCCTAATTCTGCTTCAAGTCGTCAAGTCACTCCTCCAAATTTGTCCTCCCAACGAGGCGTTGATCTTCTCTGGCTCTAAGGTGAGGCTCGCTGACGGTTCAAGGCGAGGGTACCGGTTGGTAATGGGCGGCAGGGGCTTGCGCAAACCGTTTATCGAGAAGGTCCACCGGATGAACCTCGGGCTCATCGAAGTGCCGATCTCCATTCGCGGCGCTTATTCGCAAGGGGGGATTCCGCTGAACGTCGATGCGATCGCCAATGTGAAGATTTCGAGCGATGAGAACGTCATCCCGAACGCCATCGAGCGGTTCTTGGGCCGCGATCCGAACGAGATCCGCCGCGTGGGCAAGGAGACCCTCGAAGGCCACCTTCGGGGGGTATTGGCGCGGCTGACCCCCGAAGAGGTCAATGAGGACCGTTTGAAGTTCGCAGATGAGCTCAGCCGCGAGTCCGAACTTGATCTTGGCAAGCTCGGCATCCACCTCGATACGCTCAAGATTCTGCACGTCTCGGACGATCAGAAGTACCTCGACTCGATCGGCCGCGAGGCCATCGCTAACGTGATCAAGGACGCCGAAATCGCAGAGAGCGACGCCAAACGGGAAGCCGAACTGGTTGAGGCGGAGAACCAGGGCCGCGCGAACGTGACCAAAGCCAACGTCGAAGCGAAGATCGCTCAGATGCGGAACGAGCTTCGCATGATTCAAGCCAACTTGGAAGCGGAGGTCAAGTCGGAAGAGGAACGGACCGCCGCAGCCGCCCGCGAAGCCCGGGCAAAGGCCGAGCAGGAACTCCAGCGCATTCGCGCTGAACTCGAATCGATCCGGCTTTCTGTCGATAGGGTTTTGCCCGCAGAGGCGCAGAGGACCGCACAAGAGAACTTGGCTCGCGGCGAAGCGGCGATCGTGCGCGAGAGGGGCGCGGCGGCGGCGAAAACCGTCGATCTCTTGAACGAAGCGTGGGCGGCGAGCGGGGATGCGGCGATGACAATTCTCCTGATCGACGAACTCGAGACGATTTTGGAGAAGGCCGCGCTGGGCGTCGCCAAGCTCTCGGTGGACACCGTCAACGTCATCGACAACGGCAAGGGCACCGCCCTCTCCCGGTACATGGCCAACTACCCGTCGATGCTGAAGTTGGTCTTTGATTCGGTCGCCGACACAACCGGCATCGACGTGCCCGGTAGGATCGCGCGGTTTGGCTCGACGGAGAACGAGACCGACCGAGGCCAGGGGAAAAAGGAATGA
- a CDS encoding flotillin family protein: MIHYALFSFEPTTILTIAASILGAIILGALSLRGIIYNCPPNEVLIFTGRKRRVGNRIVGYRIIKGGFGWRIPMLERVDRMDLTNMVIDVTAVNAYSKGGIPLSVQGVANVKVAGHEPLLNNAIERFLGKSRQEIIAIAKSTLEGSLRGILATMTPEQVNEDKILFAERLVLEVEQDMTALGLVVDTMKIQTVSDEVRYLDSIGRKRNAEIVSRARIAEAIAHADSVVRSSENLEQETKAQVDAQTAIAKAEAQRKLADIRSRKDALVAEELAEVNAAVARALAEVEVQKARMEQVRRQLDADVIQPALAEAKSKEAAAIAEVAAIIEEGRARAEALKKVAASLEQAGAHGKDLLLLQKLPQVIEAMSNVLAETHVERVTIIDSVDGEQASLPARAVSTLEQIKQLFGVDLAAKLREWGEPSGDSHPKPQRFEARPAEEKPPEQRPTESRAEPDDKARPQRPRKRIRIEPQSDSGGPSFVIGDE, encoded by the coding sequence ATGATCCATTACGCGCTGTTCAGTTTCGAGCCGACGACGATACTCACGATCGCAGCGAGCATCTTAGGAGCGATCATCCTTGGGGCGCTCAGCCTTCGCGGGATCATCTACAACTGCCCGCCGAACGAGGTCCTGATCTTCACGGGGCGCAAACGAAGGGTGGGCAACCGGATCGTGGGCTACCGAATCATCAAAGGCGGGTTCGGTTGGCGCATCCCGATGCTCGAAAGGGTCGATCGGATGGACCTGACGAACATGGTGATTGATGTCACCGCAGTCAACGCCTATTCGAAGGGCGGCATTCCTCTCTCGGTGCAAGGCGTCGCCAACGTGAAGGTAGCGGGGCACGAGCCTCTGCTCAACAACGCCATCGAGCGGTTTCTGGGCAAGTCCCGGCAAGAGATCATCGCCATCGCCAAATCCACTCTCGAAGGCAGCCTTCGGGGAATCTTGGCGACTATGACCCCCGAGCAGGTGAATGAGGACAAAATTTTGTTCGCCGAGAGACTCGTGCTGGAGGTCGAACAAGACATGACCGCACTGGGCCTCGTGGTGGACACGATGAAGATTCAGACCGTTTCCGACGAAGTGCGGTATCTGGATTCGATCGGACGGAAGCGCAACGCCGAAATCGTGAGCCGGGCGAGGATTGCCGAAGCGATCGCCCACGCCGACTCGGTGGTCCGTTCCTCGGAAAACCTCGAACAAGAAACCAAGGCTCAGGTCGACGCCCAGACCGCCATCGCCAAAGCGGAGGCTCAACGCAAACTCGCGGACATCCGATCCCGCAAGGACGCGCTTGTCGCGGAAGAACTCGCCGAAGTCAACGCCGCCGTAGCGCGGGCTCTCGCAGAGGTCGAGGTTCAGAAGGCGCGGATGGAGCAGGTTCGCCGGCAACTCGACGCCGACGTGATTCAGCCTGCTCTCGCCGAAGCGAAGTCGAAGGAAGCCGCCGCGATCGCCGAGGTCGCCGCGATCATCGAAGAGGGCCGAGCCAGAGCCGAAGCGCTCAAGAAGGTGGCCGCTTCGCTCGAACAGGCCGGCGCCCACGGCAAGGACTTGCTCTTGTTGCAGAAACTGCCCCAGGTCATCGAGGCCATGAGCAACGTTCTGGCAGAGACACATGTCGAAAGGGTCACGATCATCGATTCTGTGGACGGCGAACAGGCCTCCCTGCCCGCCAGGGCCGTCTCCACGCTTGAACAGATCAAGCAGCTTTTCGGCGTGGATTTGGCCGCCAAGTTGAGGGAATGGGGCGAACCGTCGGGCGATTCCCACCCCAAGCCGCAGCGATTCGAAGCGCGCCCGGCCGAGGAGAAACCGCCTGAGCAGCGACCCACCGAGAGTCGTGCGGAACCTGACGACAAGGCACGGCCCCAACGCCCTCGAAAGCGCATCCGAATCGAGCCGCAGAGTGATTCAGGCGGTCCCAGCTTCGTCATTGGCGACGAGTGA